From the genome of Mesorhizobium japonicum MAFF 303099, one region includes:
- the flgB gene encoding flagellar basal body rod protein FlgB, translating to MEPVSLFDLAAKQAQWLSVRQSAIAGNIANANTPGYTANDVEPFEKVLDRTAVSLQTTEAGHLGSAATNAGFTVKPQEDDGVIMPSKNTVVLEDQLLKAGEVRRSFELNTAIVKAFHSMMMMAVKS from the coding sequence ATGGAGCCTGTTTCCCTTTTCGATCTCGCCGCCAAGCAAGCGCAATGGCTTTCCGTGCGCCAGTCGGCGATCGCCGGTAACATCGCCAACGCCAACACGCCGGGCTACACGGCAAACGATGTCGAGCCCTTCGAGAAGGTGCTCGACCGCACGGCTGTGTCGCTGCAGACCACCGAGGCCGGCCATCTCGGCAGCGCGGCGACCAATGCCGGTTTCACCGTCAAGCCACAGGAAGATGACGGCGTGATCATGCCGTCCAAGAACACCGTCGTGCTTGAGGACCAGCTTCTCAAGGCCGGCGAGGTGCGCCGCTCCTTCGAGCTCAACACAGCGATCGTCAAGGCCTTCCACTCAATGATGATGATGGCGGTGAAGAGCTGA
- the flgC gene encoding flagellar basal body rod protein FlgC: MDALTAALKVAASGLGAQSERLRVVSENLANAQSTGTTPGADPYRRKTISFVSELDRASGASTVEVNSIDRDPSVFPVEFQPGNEAADEKGYVKMPNVNVLIEMADMTEANRSYEANLQVVKQARDLISMTIDLMRNQ, translated from the coding sequence ATGGACGCACTGACCGCAGCCCTGAAAGTCGCAGCATCCGGCCTCGGCGCCCAGTCCGAGCGCCTGCGCGTGGTTTCGGAAAACCTCGCCAATGCCCAGTCGACCGGCACCACGCCCGGCGCCGACCCCTATCGCCGCAAGACCATCAGCTTCGTCTCCGAGCTTGACCGCGCTTCCGGCGCCTCGACGGTTGAAGTGAACTCGATCGACCGCGACCCGAGTGTCTTCCCCGTCGAATTCCAGCCCGGCAACGAGGCCGCCGACGAAAAGGGCTACGTCAAGATGCCCAATGTCAATGTGCTGATCGAAATGGCCGACATGACCGAGGCCAACCGCTCCTACGAGGCCAACCTGCAGGTCGTGAAGCAGGCGCGCGACCTCATTTCAATGACCATCGACCTGATGAGGAACCAATGA
- the flgH gene encoding flagellar basal body L-ring protein FlgH yields MIRRTLILCAVAALSGCGTNLREVGKEPSLSPVGSGIDGGNTSALYKYPEPPRAPVKKFSLWDDRQSRLFTDPRALSQGDILTVRIKINDRANFKNQNDRSRTANRKLGFDLSAQWDKWSTAGKGAGALNSATDTTADGEIKRSETLELNVAAIVTDVLPNGNLMITGSQEVRVNAELRVLTIAGIVRPADIGAENTIPYERIAEARISYGGRGRISEIQQPAYGQQVLDQVLPF; encoded by the coding sequence ATGATCCGCAGAACGCTCATCCTATGTGCGGTCGCTGCGCTATCCGGCTGCGGCACCAACCTCAGGGAAGTTGGCAAGGAGCCGTCGCTGTCGCCGGTCGGCTCAGGCATTGACGGCGGCAACACGTCTGCCCTTTACAAATACCCCGAGCCACCTCGGGCGCCGGTGAAGAAGTTCTCGCTGTGGGACGATCGCCAGAGCCGCCTCTTCACCGATCCCCGGGCGCTCTCGCAGGGTGACATCCTGACCGTCCGGATCAAGATCAACGACCGCGCCAATTTCAAGAACCAGAACGACAGGAGCCGCACCGCCAACCGCAAGCTCGGCTTCGACCTCAGCGCGCAGTGGGACAAGTGGAGCACCGCCGGCAAGGGTGCCGGCGCGCTCAACTCCGCCACGGACACGACGGCCGATGGTGAGATCAAACGGTCGGAAACGCTTGAACTCAATGTCGCGGCGATCGTCACCGACGTCTTGCCGAACGGCAATCTGATGATCACGGGGTCGCAAGAAGTGCGCGTCAACGCCGAGTTGAGGGTGCTGACCATCGCCGGCATCGTGCGGCCGGCCGATATCGGCGCCGAGAACACGATCCCCTACGAACGCATAGCCGAAGCGCGCATTTCTTACGGCGGGCGCGGCCGCATCAGCGAGATCCAGCAGCCGGCCTACGGCCAGCAGGTTCTCGATCAGGTTCTTCCGTTCTAG
- a CDS encoding flagellar basal body P-ring protein FlgI — MMRLLALLLAATLGLQPALADGLTPKAKRDLAAKNGGVYDDPEYDPATTTRMFRVSPGPSSLPPGQVASRIKDIAQLQSSRDNQLVGYGLVIGLAGSGDSLRNSPFTEQSIRAMLENLGIATEGGSARAKNVAAVIVTANMPPYVQSGARIDIDVSSMGDATSLAGGTLIMTPLKAADGEIYAVGQGAVIVSGFTAKGQAEQLTQGVPTAGRVPNGAIVERSVKAEFDDQSTLTLQLRNPDFSTAIRIADAINDYTSQRFGMRVAGERDSRTVQIRRPKGVSAARFYAEIENLVVESDTPARVVIDERTGTIVIGNDVKISRVAISHGTLTVRITEAPRVVQPEPFSKGETAVEPFTAIDATRPDARVAVLDGPDLQTLVSGLNRLGVKPDGIIAILQGIKSAGALQADLVLQ; from the coding sequence ATGATGCGCCTGCTTGCCCTTCTGCTCGCGGCCACGCTCGGCCTGCAGCCGGCCCTGGCCGACGGCTTGACACCCAAGGCCAAGCGCGACCTCGCCGCCAAGAACGGCGGCGTCTACGACGATCCGGAATATGATCCGGCCACCACGACCCGCATGTTCCGCGTTTCGCCCGGGCCAAGCTCGCTGCCGCCCGGACAGGTCGCCTCGCGCATCAAGGATATCGCTCAGCTGCAGAGTTCGCGCGACAATCAGCTGGTCGGCTACGGCCTGGTCATCGGCCTCGCCGGCTCGGGCGACAGCCTGCGCAATTCGCCGTTCACCGAGCAGTCGATCCGCGCCATGCTGGAAAATCTCGGCATCGCCACCGAAGGCGGCAGCGCGCGCGCCAAGAACGTCGCCGCCGTCATCGTCACCGCCAATATGCCGCCCTATGTGCAGTCGGGCGCCCGCATCGACATCGACGTCTCCTCGATGGGTGACGCCACCTCGCTCGCCGGCGGCACGCTGATCATGACGCCGCTGAAGGCGGCGGATGGTGAGATCTACGCCGTCGGCCAGGGCGCGGTCATCGTTTCCGGCTTCACCGCCAAGGGCCAGGCCGAGCAATTGACGCAAGGCGTGCCGACCGCCGGCCGGGTGCCGAACGGCGCCATCGTCGAGCGTTCGGTGAAGGCCGAATTCGACGACCAGTCGACACTGACGCTGCAATTGCGCAATCCCGATTTTTCGACCGCCATCCGCATCGCCGACGCGATCAACGACTATACCAGCCAGCGCTTCGGCATGCGCGTGGCGGGCGAGCGCGATTCCCGCACCGTGCAGATCAGAAGGCCGAAGGGCGTTTCGGCCGCGCGCTTCTATGCCGAGATCGAAAACCTGGTGGTCGAATCCGATACGCCGGCCCGCGTCGTCATCGACGAGCGCACGGGCACCATCGTCATCGGCAACGACGTCAAGATCTCGCGTGTCGCCATCAGCCACGGCACGCTGACGGTGCGCATCACCGAAGCGCCGCGCGTCGTGCAGCCCGAGCCCTTCTCCAAGGGCGAAACCGCCGTCGAGCCGTTCACCGCCATAGACGCAACCAGGCCCGATGCCCGCGTGGCGGTGCTCGACGGACCCGACCTGCAAACCCTCGTATCCGGCCTCAACCGCCTCGGCGTCAAACCGGACGGCATCATTGCCATCCTGCAAGGCATCAAGTCGGCCGGCGCCCTGCAAGCCGATCTGGTTCTCCAATAG
- a CDS encoding flagellin — protein MASIMTNSAALTALQSLNATQNNLSTTQARISTGYRVSQASDNAAYWSIATTMRSDNQAMSTVSDSLGLGASKVDTAYTGMNSAITTINAIQQKLTGSYGQTDAAKEKTQVEIAALQQQLKGYADSATFSGTNMLSVSTASGTAADVKIVSAFNRSSTGSVSLSTIDVNVESIKLYDSGAAPTAKGLLDTARLGTTGAATTTAQAPTLGAAPAAGDTYSVASLAIFSGTTAASDAQISQMMTVVDAALKDMTTAATKLGAAKSSIDLQKTFTQSLMDSIDRGVGQLVDADMNKESTRLQALQVQQQLGVQALSIANGSSQSILSLFRG, from the coding sequence ATGGCCAGTATCATGACGAACAGCGCTGCATTGACGGCGCTGCAGAGCCTTAACGCCACCCAGAACAACCTCTCCACCACCCAGGCCCGCATCTCGACGGGCTACCGCGTCTCCCAGGCTTCGGACAACGCCGCCTATTGGTCGATCGCCACCACGATGCGCTCCGACAACCAGGCCATGTCCACCGTTTCGGACTCGCTCGGCCTCGGCGCCTCGAAGGTCGACACTGCCTACACCGGCATGAACAGCGCGATCACCACCATCAACGCGATCCAGCAGAAGCTGACCGGCTCCTATGGTCAGACCGATGCCGCCAAGGAAAAGACCCAGGTCGAAATCGCCGCTCTTCAGCAGCAGCTGAAGGGTTACGCCGACTCCGCCACCTTCTCCGGCACCAACATGCTGTCGGTTTCCACCGCTTCGGGCACGGCCGCCGACGTCAAGATCGTCTCGGCCTTCAACCGCAGCTCCACCGGCTCGGTTTCGCTCTCGACGATCGACGTCAACGTGGAAAGCATCAAGCTCTATGACTCCGGCGCCGCGCCGACCGCCAAGGGCCTCCTCGACACGGCCCGCCTCGGCACCACTGGCGCTGCAACCACCACGGCACAGGCCCCGACCCTTGGTGCTGCTCCCGCTGCCGGCGATACCTATTCTGTCGCTAGCCTGGCCATCTTCTCGGGTACCACGGCCGCCAGCGACGCTCAGATCTCGCAGATGATGACTGTCGTCGACGCCGCGCTCAAGGACATGACCACCGCCGCCACCAAGCTCGGCGCCGCCAAGAGCTCCATCGACCTGCAGAAGACCTTCACGCAGAGCCTGATGGACTCCATCGACCGCGGTGTCGGCCAGCTCGTCGATGCCGACATGAACAAGGAATCGACCCGCCTCCAGGCGCTGCAGGTCCAGCAGCAGCTCGGCGTCCAGGCGCTGTCGATCGCCAACGGCTCGTCGCAGTCGATCCTGTCGCTCTTCCGCGGCTGA
- the flgG gene encoding flagellar basal-body rod protein FlgG — MKALAIAATGMNAQQTNLEVIANNIANINTTGYKRARAEFSDLLYQVDRTQGVPNRSNASLVPEGVSIGLGVKTTAVRNVHTQGELTSTGNSFDMALTGRGWFQIEGADGGTLYTRAGAFNTNATGQLVTVDGANVIPAITVPTDAVEVIVNKTGQVFARIDGQTNLQTLGQLQIVNFANEAGLAPLGDNLFQETTASGPANAGVPGDPGFATIQQGYLEASNVDPVKEITELISAQRAYEMNSKVIQAADDMASVVSKNIR; from the coding sequence ATGAAAGCACTCGCCATCGCCGCCACCGGCATGAATGCCCAGCAGACAAATCTGGAAGTCATCGCCAACAACATCGCCAACATCAACACCACCGGCTACAAGCGGGCGCGCGCCGAATTCTCCGACCTGCTCTACCAGGTCGACCGCACGCAAGGCGTACCCAACCGCTCCAACGCCTCGCTGGTGCCGGAAGGCGTTTCGATCGGTCTCGGCGTCAAGACGACGGCGGTGCGCAACGTGCACACCCAGGGCGAGCTGACCAGCACCGGCAACAGTTTCGACATGGCGCTGACCGGCAGAGGCTGGTTCCAGATCGAGGGCGCCGATGGCGGCACGCTCTACACCCGCGCCGGCGCCTTCAACACCAACGCCACCGGCCAGCTGGTGACAGTGGATGGCGCCAATGTCATTCCGGCCATTACTGTGCCGACCGATGCGGTCGAGGTCATCGTCAACAAGACCGGCCAGGTCTTTGCCCGCATCGACGGCCAGACCAACCTGCAGACTCTCGGCCAGCTCCAGATCGTCAACTTCGCCAACGAGGCGGGCCTGGCACCGCTCGGCGACAATCTGTTCCAGGAAACGACGGCCTCCGGCCCGGCCAATGCCGGCGTGCCCGGCGATCCCGGCTTCGCCACCATCCAGCAGGGCTATCTCGAGGCCTCCAACGTCGACCCGGTCAAGGAAATCACCGAGCTGATCTCGGCGCAGCGCGCCTATGAGATGAATTCCAAGGTGATCCAGGCCGCCGACGACATGGCCTCGGTCGTCTCCAAGAACATCAGGTAA
- a CDS encoding MotE family protein yields MPMIPSHPSHERRPSRAILLAAAALAAMAVASGGAHGEDVVRQVLPGAQPPVAPQQLAREKAPDQSEIERFCSNIADAARDRRYALQAEELKQLQAGIDERMKALDAKKAEYETWLKRREVFLARAEDGVVKIYAGMKPDAAAERLAIVNADLAAAILMKLDSRKAGVILNEMDQKAAATLTGIMASAARRVDPS; encoded by the coding sequence ATGCCGATGATCCCCTCCCACCCATCCCACGAAAGACGCCCCTCCCGCGCCATCCTGTTGGCGGCCGCGGCTCTCGCGGCCATGGCCGTTGCCAGTGGCGGCGCACATGGCGAGGATGTTGTTCGCCAGGTTCTGCCCGGAGCGCAGCCGCCGGTGGCGCCGCAGCAATTGGCGCGGGAGAAGGCGCCGGATCAGAGCGAGATCGAGCGCTTCTGCTCCAACATCGCCGACGCCGCCCGCGACCGCCGCTATGCCTTGCAGGCCGAGGAACTGAAGCAGCTGCAGGCCGGCATCGACGAGCGCATGAAAGCGCTGGACGCGAAAAAGGCCGAATACGAGACCTGGCTGAAGCGGCGCGAAGTGTTCCTGGCACGGGCCGAGGACGGCGTCGTCAAGATCTATGCCGGCATGAAGCCCGATGCGGCGGCCGAACGCCTGGCGATCGTCAACGCCGACCTGGCCGCGGCCATCCTGATGAAGCTCGATTCACGCAAGGCCGGCGTCATTCTCAACGAAATGGACCAGAAGGCGGCGGCGACGCTCACCGGCATCATGGCCAGCGCAGCCCGAAGGGTAGATCCGTCATGA
- a CDS encoding flagellar hook-basal body complex protein FliE, with protein MIVNGIGALNLKPGLGDTATDLIQGGVAPATSGNLGTSFAEAVSQAASKTVNTLQNAEQVSLQALKGDADTRQVVDAVMSAQQALQTAVAIRDKVVSAYLEVSRMGI; from the coding sequence ATGATCGTGAACGGCATCGGCGCGCTCAACCTGAAGCCCGGGCTGGGCGATACGGCGACCGACCTGATTCAGGGCGGTGTCGCGCCGGCGACATCGGGCAACCTTGGCACCTCGTTCGCCGAAGCGGTGAGCCAGGCAGCCTCCAAGACCGTCAACACGCTGCAGAATGCCGAACAGGTGTCGCTCCAGGCGCTCAAGGGCGATGCCGACACCCGCCAGGTCGTCGACGCCGTGATGAGCGCCCAGCAGGCGCTTCAGACCGCCGTCGCCATCCGCGACAAGGTCGTTTCGGCCTATCTCGAAGTCAGTCGCATGGGTATTTGA
- the fliF gene encoding flagellar basal-body MS-ring/collar protein FliF, whose translation MPEQIQSIISNLRGFGVKRLAMLAGIAVLVMGVIGIASVYLNRPAYDTLYVGLDRADVNQIGLVLGEAGIGFDVGSDGTSVLVPAGTTAQARMLLAEKGLPTSANAGYELFDNVGAMGLTSFMQQITRVRALEGEIARTIQSISGIKAARVHIVMSERANFRRDEQQPSASVVIRYAGIDAEKSAQSIRHLVAAAVPGLSADKVTVLDSNGNLLAAGDDPSNTSAARTLGVEQTVEAQIGDNIRRALTPYLGPDNFRASVKAEVNTDTRQTEETIFDPNSRVERSVQSVRANENSNQKQASTPASVEQNLPETQATSTEGPQTTSANDRKEEITNYEINSKKIATVSNGYTVTKMSIAVVVNQDRLKTILGKDATPEQIAKRVAEIQKMVTSATGLDDKRGDVIDVSAVEFIDGLDGEAIPQAGMLDSIGQHAGTLINAGAFIVVVFLVAFFGLRPMAAALTARATPALSGPNFDEVQRSLPTPEAAASADAGAAIGALPGSRPGTNPLDDLRQKIRPAPQERLARMVDLNEERTAQILRKWAAQEVAA comes from the coding sequence GTGCCGGAACAGATCCAGAGCATCATCTCGAATCTCCGCGGTTTTGGTGTGAAGCGCCTCGCCATGCTGGCGGGCATCGCCGTTCTGGTGATGGGCGTCATCGGCATCGCCTCGGTCTACCTCAACCGCCCGGCCTACGACACGCTCTACGTCGGGCTCGACCGAGCCGATGTGAACCAGATCGGCCTGGTGCTGGGTGAGGCCGGCATCGGCTTCGATGTCGGCTCCGACGGAACCTCGGTTCTGGTGCCGGCCGGCACAACGGCGCAGGCGCGCATGCTGCTTGCCGAAAAGGGTCTGCCGACCAGCGCCAATGCCGGCTACGAGCTGTTCGACAATGTCGGCGCGATGGGCCTGACCTCGTTCATGCAGCAGATCACCCGCGTGCGTGCGCTCGAAGGCGAGATCGCCCGCACCATCCAGTCCATATCGGGCATCAAGGCGGCACGCGTCCACATCGTCATGTCCGAGCGCGCCAATTTCCGCCGCGACGAACAGCAGCCCTCGGCATCGGTCGTCATCCGCTATGCCGGCATCGACGCCGAGAAAAGCGCCCAATCGATCCGCCATCTCGTCGCCGCCGCCGTGCCTGGCCTGTCGGCCGACAAGGTGACGGTGCTCGATTCCAACGGCAACCTGCTCGCCGCCGGCGATGATCCGTCCAACACCAGCGCGGCCCGCACGCTCGGCGTCGAGCAGACCGTGGAGGCGCAGATCGGCGACAACATCCGCCGCGCGCTCACCCCCTATCTCGGGCCTGACAATTTCCGCGCCAGCGTCAAGGCCGAGGTCAACACCGACACCCGCCAGACCGAAGAGACGATCTTCGATCCGAATTCGCGTGTCGAGCGCTCGGTGCAGTCGGTGCGCGCCAATGAGAACAGCAACCAGAAGCAGGCCTCGACCCCGGCCAGCGTCGAACAGAACCTGCCGGAGACCCAGGCGACCAGCACCGAGGGTCCGCAAACCACCTCGGCGAACGACCGCAAGGAAGAGATCACCAATTACGAGATCAACTCCAAGAAGATCGCCACCGTCTCCAACGGCTACACCGTCACCAAGATGTCGATCGCGGTCGTCGTCAACCAGGACAGGCTGAAGACGATCCTGGGCAAGGACGCGACACCGGAGCAGATCGCCAAGCGCGTCGCCGAGATCCAGAAAATGGTGACGTCGGCCACCGGCCTCGACGACAAGCGTGGCGACGTCATCGACGTCTCGGCGGTCGAGTTCATCGACGGGCTGGACGGCGAAGCGATCCCGCAGGCTGGAATGCTGGATTCCATCGGCCAGCACGCCGGCACGCTGATCAACGCCGGCGCCTTCATCGTCGTGGTGTTCCTGGTGGCCTTCTTCGGCCTGCGGCCGATGGCGGCCGCGCTGACGGCAAGAGCAACGCCCGCTTTGTCGGGCCCGAACTTCGACGAAGTCCAGCGGTCGCTGCCGACACCTGAGGCGGCTGCTTCCGCCGATGCGGGCGCCGCCATCGGCGCCTTGCCCGGCTCGCGGCCTGGCACCAATCCGCTCGATGATCTTCGCCAGAAGATCAGGCCGGCACCACAGGAGCGGCTTGCCCGCATGGTCGATCTCAACGAGGAGCGCACAGCGCAGATCCTGCGCAAATGGGCGGCCCAGGAAGTCGCGGCGTAA
- a CDS encoding flagellin encodes MASIMTNAAALTALQSLNATNKSLEHTQSRISTGYRVSEASDNAAYWSIATTMRSDNQALSTVQDALGLGASKVDTAYTGMNNVLTSIGQLKTKLLSTIGQTAAAKAKTQTEITTLQAQMKSFADAATFSGSNYLSVTSTQVAAPNDGVQANAKIVASFNRSSSGAISLGTIDINVESTKLFDNGLSTAVKNQGTLDRKTSVYATAAAQNLYDTAYAAAIAGGGTDIAANTAGQTAAGAVVPRIDNVSAFNLDITAAGVTDDIITQMIGKIDKVMSQLTDQATILGAAKSSIDLQKTFTQSLMDSIDRGVGQLVDADMNKESTRLQALQVQQQLGIQALSIANSSSQSILSLFKNG; translated from the coding sequence TTGGCGAGCATCATGACAAACGCTGCGGCGTTGACTGCACTTCAAAGCCTCAACGCCACCAACAAATCGCTTGAGCATACACAGTCGCGAATCTCGACGGGCTACAGGGTCTCCGAGGCTTCCGACAACGCCGCCTACTGGTCGATCGCCACGACGATGCGCTCGGACAACCAGGCGCTCTCGACGGTGCAGGATGCGCTCGGCCTCGGCGCCTCGAAAGTCGACACCGCCTATACCGGCATGAACAATGTTCTGACGTCGATCGGCCAGCTCAAGACCAAGCTGCTCTCCACCATCGGCCAGACGGCCGCGGCCAAGGCAAAGACGCAGACGGAAATCACCACGCTTCAGGCGCAGATGAAGTCCTTTGCCGATGCCGCCACCTTCTCGGGCTCGAACTACCTTTCGGTGACGTCAACGCAGGTCGCTGCCCCCAATGACGGCGTCCAAGCCAACGCCAAGATCGTCGCGTCCTTCAATCGCTCCTCCTCTGGCGCCATCTCGCTCGGAACGATCGACATCAATGTCGAGAGCACGAAACTGTTCGACAACGGTCTTTCCACCGCCGTCAAGAACCAGGGCACGCTCGACCGCAAGACTTCCGTATACGCGACAGCGGCCGCCCAGAACCTTTACGACACAGCCTATGCGGCTGCGATCGCCGGCGGTGGCACGGACATCGCCGCCAACACGGCTGGCCAGACGGCCGCGGGCGCGGTGGTCCCCAGGATCGACAACGTTTCCGCCTTCAATCTCGACATCACGGCAGCAGGCGTGACTGACGACATCATCACCCAGATGATCGGCAAGATCGACAAGGTCATGAGCCAGCTGACCGACCAGGCCACCATCCTGGGCGCCGCCAAGAGCTCCATCGACCTGCAGAAGACCTTCACGCAGAGCCTGATGGACTCCATCGACCGCGGTGTCGGCCAGCTCGTCGATGCCGACATGAACAAGGAATCGACCCGCCTGCAGGCCCTGCAGGTCCAGCAGCAGCTCGGCATCCAGGCGCTGTCGATCGCCAACAGCTCCTCGCAGTCGATCCTGTCGCTGTTCAAGAACGGCTGA
- the flgA gene encoding flagellar basal body P-ring formation chaperone FlgA, whose product MAMPISCSAFHRTALILALVTGGVPAFAQESANPSATQIASNQPAGEVVLIPNRVIYPGETIELAALKQVTLIAGKHKPDAMATHAEELQGKIAKRTLLPGRYIPTAAIREAWLVEQGAAVQVFFIAGGLTITATAVTLQPGSAGDLIKVRNSDSGKILSGTVMADGTIQVSAS is encoded by the coding sequence ATGGCCATGCCGATCTCCTGCTCCGCATTCCACCGCACCGCGCTGATCCTCGCGCTGGTGACCGGCGGCGTGCCGGCTTTCGCCCAGGAGTCGGCCAATCCGTCGGCAACGCAGATCGCCAGCAACCAGCCTGCCGGCGAGGTCGTGCTGATCCCCAACCGCGTCATCTATCCCGGCGAGACCATCGAGCTTGCCGCCTTGAAACAGGTGACGCTCATCGCCGGCAAGCACAAGCCCGATGCGATGGCGACCCACGCCGAAGAGCTCCAGGGCAAGATCGCCAAGCGCACTCTGCTGCCCGGTCGCTACATCCCGACCGCCGCCATCCGTGAGGCCTGGCTGGTCGAACAGGGTGCCGCGGTGCAGGTTTTCTTCATCGCCGGCGGACTGACGATAACAGCCACCGCGGTGACCTTGCAGCCAGGTTCGGCCGGCGACCTCATCAAGGTTCGCAACAGCGACAGCGGCAAGATCCTCTCCGGCACGGTGATGGCCGACGGAACCATCCAGGTCAGCGCTTCATGA
- the fliP gene encoding flagellar type III secretion system pore protein FliP (The bacterial flagellar biogenesis protein FliP forms a type III secretion system (T3SS)-type pore required for flagellar assembly.) yields the protein MKKFLLAAALIGAATSVAAAQQLDLGGIGKADGATVGYIIQMFGLLTVLSVAPGLLIMVTSFTRFVIAFSILRAGIGLQSTPANLILISLSLFMTFYVMAPTFDQAWNTGVKPLMDNQISQTEAFEKISDPFRTFMLHNVRDKDFDLFADLARERGQVVAKETVDLRILVPAFMISEIRRGFEIGFLIVLPFLVIDLIVATITMAMGMMMLPPTVVSLPFKILFFVLIDGWNLLVGSLVRSFT from the coding sequence ATGAAGAAGTTCCTTCTCGCCGCGGCGTTGATCGGCGCCGCCACCTCCGTCGCGGCGGCGCAGCAGCTGGACCTTGGCGGCATCGGCAAGGCCGACGGCGCCACCGTCGGCTACATCATCCAGATGTTCGGCCTGCTGACCGTGCTGTCGGTGGCGCCCGGGCTGCTGATCATGGTGACGAGTTTCACCCGTTTCGTCATCGCCTTCTCGATCCTGCGCGCCGGCATCGGCCTGCAGTCGACGCCGGCGAACCTCATTCTCATTTCGCTGTCGCTGTTCATGACCTTCTATGTCATGGCACCGACCTTCGATCAGGCCTGGAACACCGGCGTCAAACCGTTGATGGACAACCAGATCAGCCAGACAGAGGCCTTCGAGAAGATCTCGGATCCGTTCCGCACCTTCATGCTGCACAATGTGCGCGACAAGGATTTCGACCTTTTCGCCGACCTCGCCCGCGAGCGCGGCCAGGTCGTTGCCAAAGAGACGGTCGACCTGCGCATCCTGGTTCCCGCCTTCATGATCTCCGAGATCCGCCGCGGCTTCGAGATCGGCTTCCTGATCGTGCTGCCATTCCTGGTCATCGACCTGATCGTCGCCACCATCACCATGGCGATGGGCATGATGATGCTGCCGCCCACCGTGGTGTCGCTGCCGTTCAAGATCCTGTTCTTTGTCCTGATCGACGGCTGGAACCTGCTCGTCGGCAGCCTGGTGCGCTCCTTCACCTGA
- a CDS encoding flagellar basal body-associated FliL family protein, whose protein sequence is MANVEQLQPRKGPSLVVQGAMLLVVTAAAIGMGWMSGGYLKGAGAPSSVPVAPENEGKVAEPDAAQQPGTGPTLVALAPITTNIASPADTWIRMEVSVVYDAPQPPAMTEDIHQDLLAFVRTVKMHQIEGASGYQHLKADIEERASIRSQGHAKQVLIRTLLLE, encoded by the coding sequence GTGGCCAATGTCGAACAACTCCAGCCTCGCAAGGGTCCATCGCTTGTGGTTCAAGGCGCCATGCTGCTGGTGGTGACGGCCGCCGCCATCGGCATGGGCTGGATGTCGGGCGGATATCTCAAGGGCGCCGGGGCACCCTCATCGGTGCCTGTCGCACCTGAAAATGAGGGCAAGGTCGCCGAACCCGATGCTGCGCAACAGCCTGGCACGGGGCCGACGCTTGTGGCGCTGGCGCCGATCACCACCAACATCGCCTCACCCGCCGACACTTGGATCAGGATGGAAGTATCCGTGGTCTACGACGCGCCACAGCCGCCGGCGATGACGGAGGACATCCATCAGGACCTTCTGGCCTTCGTGCGTACGGTGAAGATGCATCAGATCGAGGGCGCTAGCGGTTACCAGCACCTGAAAGCCGATATCGAGGAACGCGCCTCGATCCGCAGCCAGGGGCACGCCAAACAGGTTCTCATCAGGACATTGCTGCTCGAATGA